A stretch of the Sulfurimonas sp. HSL3-1 genome encodes the following:
- the def gene encoding peptide deformylase, producing the protein MQLPIVTYPDKRLKQLSEPVERFDEALHTFLDDMYDTMIASNGIGLAAIQVAKPLQVLIINLPDEQGEQERSELLEIINPQIVLSDGTTFYQEGCLSVPGFYEDVERFETVTVSYRDRHGNEQVLEADGLLSVAVQHEMDHLAGKLFIEKLSYTRRKKFEKEYKRIQKEKKGS; encoded by the coding sequence ATGCAGCTTCCGATCGTCACCTACCCGGATAAACGCCTCAAACAGCTCTCCGAGCCGGTTGAGCGTTTCGACGAAGCCCTCCATACCTTCCTGGACGACATGTATGACACGATGATCGCCTCCAACGGGATCGGCCTCGCGGCCATCCAGGTGGCCAAACCCCTCCAGGTCCTCATCATCAACCTTCCCGACGAGCAGGGCGAACAGGAGAGGTCGGAACTGCTGGAGATCATCAACCCGCAGATCGTGCTTAGCGACGGCACCACCTTCTACCAGGAGGGGTGTCTCAGCGTACCGGGCTTCTACGAGGATGTCGAACGCTTCGAGACGGTCACCGTCAGCTACCGGGACCGCCACGGCAACGAGCAGGTCCTCGAAGCCGACGGCCTGCTCAGCGTCGCCGTCCAGCATGAGATGGATCACCTCGCCGGCAAGCTCTTTATTGAAAAGCTCTCCTACACCCGCCGCAAGAAATTCGAGAAAGAGTACAAGCGGATTCAAAAAGAGAAGAAAGGCAGCTGA
- the clpP gene encoding ATP-dependent Clp endopeptidase proteolytic subunit ClpP, whose amino-acid sequence MSYIPYVIEKSARGERSYDIYSRLLKDRIIMLSGEVNDAVASTIVAQMLFLEAEDPDKDIYFYINSPGGVVTSGMAIFDTMNYIRPDVATICIGQAASMGSFLLSSGAQGKRFALPHARIMIHQPLGGAQGQATDIEIQANEILRMKKELNGILSKNTGQSLKKVEKDTDRDFFMSAEEAKAYGLIDEVLIKNAKK is encoded by the coding sequence ATGAGCTATATTCCGTACGTCATTGAAAAAAGTGCGCGGGGCGAACGCTCTTACGACATCTACTCCCGCCTCCTGAAAGACCGCATCATCATGCTCAGCGGCGAGGTCAATGACGCCGTCGCTTCGACCATCGTCGCTCAGATGCTCTTCCTCGAAGCGGAGGATCCGGATAAAGACATCTACTTTTACATCAACTCCCCCGGCGGTGTCGTCACCTCCGGTATGGCGATCTTCGATACGATGAACTACATCCGTCCCGACGTCGCAACGATCTGTATCGGGCAGGCAGCTTCCATGGGCTCCTTCCTGCTCAGCTCCGGCGCCCAGGGCAAGCGCTTTGCCCTGCCGCACGCGCGCATCATGATCCACCAGCCCCTCGGCGGCGCCCAGGGACAGGCGACGGACATCGAGATCCAGGCCAACGAGATCCTGCGCATGAAAAAGGAGCTCAACGGCATTCTCTCCAAGAACACCGGACAAAGCCTGAAAAAAGTCGAGAAAGATACCGACCGCGACTTCTTCATGAGCGCGGAAGAGGCCAAGGCCTACGGCCTCATCGACGAAGTCCTCATCAAGAACGCGAAGAAATAA
- the tig gene encoding trigger factor, whose protein sequence is MEMSTNKINAANAEISATVTAGDLDKHFDNMAKELSKQANIPGFRKGKVPVSAVKKQYGERLMQDAESQAVREALNIGLDALKIAADALIGEPQFSKFDKKEDGTIEMTIKVAMRPEFDLGDYQAKVPDFKAPKITAKAVTDRIQEIAKAQAPFVDIEEDRAVEDGDTAVIDFEGFVDGEAFEGGKAEEFPLNIGSGQFIPGFEDQVIGMKAGDEKMIDVTFPESYGSEKLAGKPAQFKVKLHKIQTKEKVRMDAKLAKQLLPGEEDATMDMVKEQVQKQLENEERGKLFNEQLKPELLEAFVAAYNFDLPEFVVEQEMDMALNNKAREMSEEELTALRDDQEKVKELRETFRDDATRSVKATFIVDALARAEGVNVNEQEVMQTIYFEAMQTGQDPQATYDHYKESGYLPAIQMAMVEDKVLSGLLNAKMATAEE, encoded by the coding sequence ATGGAAATGAGCACCAACAAAATCAACGCAGCCAATGCCGAAATCAGTGCGACGGTCACCGCCGGCGACCTGGACAAGCACTTCGACAACATGGCCAAAGAGCTGAGCAAACAAGCAAACATCCCGGGCTTCCGCAAAGGAAAAGTCCCCGTATCCGCCGTCAAGAAACAGTATGGCGAACGCCTTATGCAGGACGCTGAAAGCCAGGCGGTCCGCGAAGCCCTCAACATCGGTCTGGATGCCCTCAAGATCGCTGCCGATGCCCTGATAGGTGAGCCGCAGTTCTCCAAGTTTGACAAAAAAGAGGACGGTACGATCGAGATGACGATCAAAGTCGCCATGCGCCCCGAGTTCGACCTCGGCGACTATCAGGCCAAGGTTCCCGATTTCAAAGCGCCGAAGATCACTGCCAAAGCGGTCACCGACCGTATCCAGGAGATCGCCAAAGCACAGGCGCCTTTCGTTGACATCGAAGAGGACCGCGCGGTTGAAGACGGCGACACTGCCGTCATCGACTTTGAAGGGTTCGTCGACGGTGAAGCGTTTGAAGGCGGCAAAGCCGAAGAGTTCCCGCTCAACATCGGAAGCGGCCAGTTCATCCCGGGCTTCGAAGATCAGGTCATCGGTATGAAAGCGGGTGACGAGAAAATGATCGACGTCACTTTCCCGGAGAGCTACGGCAGCGAAAAACTGGCCGGCAAACCGGCACAGTTCAAAGTAAAACTGCACAAGATCCAGACCAAAGAGAAGGTCCGCATGGACGCCAAGCTTGCCAAGCAGCTGCTGCCGGGTGAAGAGGACGCGACAATGGATATGGTCAAAGAGCAGGTCCAGAAGCAACTCGAGAACGAAGAGCGCGGCAAACTCTTCAACGAACAGCTCAAGCCGGAGCTCCTCGAGGCCTTCGTCGCCGCGTACAACTTCGACCTGCCGGAGTTCGTCGTCGAGCAAGAGATGGACATGGCGCTGAACAACAAAGCGCGCGAAATGAGCGAAGAGGAGCTTACGGCACTGCGCGATGACCAGGAGAAGGTCAAAGAGCTCCGTGAAACCTTCCGCGACGACGCAACCCGCTCCGTCAAGGCGACCTTCATCGTCGATGCCCTCGCCAGAGCCGAAGGCGTCAACGTCAATGAGCAGGAAGTCATGCAGACGATCTACTTCGAAGCGATGCAGACGGGTCAGGACCCGCAGGCGACCTACGACCACTACAAAGAGAGCGGCTACCTGCCGGCGATCCAGATGGCGATGGTTGAAGACAAAGTGCTCAGCGGACTGCTGAACGCAAAAATGGCAACAGCCGAAGAGTAA
- a CDS encoding NifS family cysteine desulfurase, which yields MQVYMDNNATTMVDPAVVEAMLPFFSEQYGNPNSLHKFGTASHPAIARAIDQVYAAINASDDDDIVFTSCATESNNWVLKAVWVDKILHGEKNHIITTEVEHPSVLSTCKFLEEQGVNVTYLPVNEQGVVDAQMLRSFITEKTALVSVMWANNETGMIFPIKEIGEICKEKGVLFHTDGVQAVGKIPVDVQALHVDFMSMSAHKFHGPKGIGALYIKGGQALSPLLNGGEHMGGRRSGTLNVPYIVGMGKALEMATENIEAKMATIRAKRDRLEDALLKLIPDTFTVGERDHRTPNTILISIRGVEGEGMLWDLNNAAIGASTGSACASEDLEANTVMLAIGADHELAHTGIRLSLSRYTTDEEVDYVIDHFKSAVERLRSISSSYAKVKPTPGGEATECAVH from the coding sequence ATGCAAGTATATATGGACAACAATGCGACGACCATGGTAGACCCGGCGGTCGTCGAAGCAATGCTTCCATTTTTCAGCGAGCAGTACGGGAACCCGAACTCGCTGCATAAATTCGGCACTGCGTCCCATCCGGCGATCGCGAGAGCGATCGACCAGGTCTACGCGGCGATCAACGCGTCGGACGACGACGATATCGTCTTTACGTCCTGCGCAACCGAATCGAACAACTGGGTACTCAAAGCCGTCTGGGTCGACAAGATCCTGCACGGGGAGAAGAACCATATCATTACGACCGAGGTAGAACACCCCTCTGTCCTTTCCACCTGCAAGTTCCTGGAGGAGCAGGGCGTCAACGTGACCTACCTCCCGGTCAACGAGCAGGGCGTCGTCGATGCGCAGATGCTGCGCAGCTTCATTACGGAAAAGACGGCGCTCGTCTCCGTGATGTGGGCGAACAATGAGACGGGTATGATCTTCCCGATCAAAGAGATCGGCGAGATCTGTAAAGAGAAGGGCGTGCTCTTCCATACCGACGGTGTCCAGGCCGTCGGCAAGATCCCCGTCGACGTCCAGGCGCTGCATGTCGACTTCATGTCCATGTCCGCGCACAAGTTCCACGGTCCGAAAGGGATCGGGGCGCTTTATATCAAGGGCGGACAGGCGCTCTCCCCGCTGCTCAACGGCGGCGAACACATGGGCGGCCGCCGTTCGGGTACTCTGAACGTCCCTTACATTGTCGGGATGGGCAAAGCCCTGGAGATGGCGACGGAGAACATCGAAGCGAAGATGGCCACCATCCGCGCCAAGCGCGACCGCCTCGAAGATGCGCTGCTGAAGCTTATCCCCGACACCTTTACCGTCGGGGAGCGTGACCATCGTACCCCGAACACGATCCTCATCTCTATCCGCGGGGTCGAGGGTGAAGGGATGCTGTGGGACCTCAACAACGCGGCAATAGGTGCCTCCACCGGTTCGGCGTGTGCTTCCGAGGACCTCGAAGCCAACACGGTGATGCTCGCGATCGGCGCGGACCACGAACTGGCCCACACCGGAATCCGCCTGAGCCTTAGCCGCTACACGACGGATGAAGAGGTCGATTACGTGATTGATCACTTCAAATCGGCTGTCGAGCGTCTGCGCTCGATCTCCAGCTCATACGCCAAAGTCAAACCGACGCCGGGCGGTGAGGCAACGGAGTGTGCGGTCCATTAA
- a CDS encoding iron-sulfur cluster assembly scaffold protein: MAKNDLFGASLWDEYSNKVTTLMNNPQHQGEITEEEAAANGNKLIVADFGAESCGDAVRLYWEVNPENDVIENSKFKSFGCGTAIASSDMMTQLCLGKTVDEAVKITNIDVEMALRDTPDVPAVPPQKMHCSVMAYDVIKKAAGLYKGVDAESFEEEIIVCECARVSLSTLKEVIKLNDLSTVEQVTDYTKAGGFCKSCIKPGGHEAREYYLVDILADVRREMDEEKMKAAAEAGIGGDFEAMTLVQKIKAIDAVVDDNIRQFLVMDGGNMEVIDVKDGEEYIDVYIRYLGACSGCASSSTGTLYAIEAALKEKLSDKIRVLPI, translated from the coding sequence ATGGCAAAGAATGATCTGTTTGGCGCATCCCTGTGGGATGAGTACTCCAACAAGGTAACGACACTGATGAACAACCCCCAGCACCAGGGGGAAATCACGGAAGAGGAAGCGGCTGCGAACGGTAACAAGCTGATCGTCGCTGACTTCGGCGCGGAGAGCTGCGGCGACGCCGTGCGCCTCTACTGGGAAGTGAACCCGGAGAACGATGTGATCGAGAACTCCAAGTTCAAAAGCTTCGGCTGCGGGACGGCGATCGCCAGTTCCGACATGATGACGCAGCTCTGTCTGGGCAAAACGGTCGACGAAGCGGTCAAGATCACGAACATCGACGTCGAAATGGCGCTGCGCGATACGCCGGACGTTCCGGCCGTTCCGCCGCAAAAGATGCACTGTTCAGTCATGGCCTACGACGTCATCAAGAAAGCGGCAGGTCTCTATAAGGGTGTCGACGCGGAGAGCTTCGAAGAGGAGATCATCGTCTGCGAATGTGCCCGCGTCAGCCTCTCGACCCTTAAAGAGGTGATCAAGCTCAACGACCTGAGTACGGTCGAGCAGGTCACCGACTATACGAAAGCGGGCGGCTTCTGTAAGAGCTGTATCAAGCCGGGCGGCCACGAGGCGCGCGAATACTACCTCGTGGACATCCTTGCCGACGTCCGCCGCGAGATGGACGAAGAAAAGATGAAAGCGGCGGCCGAAGCCGGTATCGGCGGCGACTTCGAAGCGATGACCCTGGTCCAGAAGATCAAGGCAATCGACGCGGTCGTTGACGACAACATCCGCCAGTTCCTCGTCATGGACGGCGGGAATATGGAAGTCATCGACGTCAAGGACGGCGAAGAGTACATTGACGTCTATATTCGCTATCTCGGTGCCTGCTCCGGTTGTGCGAGCTCCAGCACGGGCACGCTCTATGCTATCGAAGCGGCCCTCAAAGAGAAGCTCTCCGACAAGATCCGCGTTCTGCCGATCTGA
- a CDS encoding DUF302 domain-containing protein has protein sequence MFKNILALIGAVTLVAVIGGYAMFGGKVQQLDGGALPAYMKMFGNILENGDAARAMMKEWKISDEVTNDDAAELIKALAEEYNMRITGDVKMYTKDDAAATEIKHARIFSLCSLPIAKVFLNYSRWYGGFMPCRIMLVEYGSGERFLVAMDMTLAIHGGHPLPADMLTMALSVKKAMEEIPERAAKGDF, from the coding sequence ATGTTCAAAAACATACTGGCACTGATCGGTGCGGTGACACTGGTCGCAGTGATCGGCGGATACGCGATGTTCGGCGGGAAAGTCCAGCAGCTTGACGGCGGTGCCCTTCCGGCGTATATGAAGATGTTCGGCAATATCCTGGAAAACGGGGATGCGGCACGGGCCATGATGAAAGAGTGGAAGATCAGCGATGAGGTCACGAACGACGATGCGGCGGAACTGATCAAGGCGCTGGCCGAAGAGTACAACATGCGTATCACGGGCGACGTCAAAATGTATACAAAAGATGACGCCGCGGCAACTGAAATCAAGCACGCGCGCATCTTCTCGCTCTGCAGCCTTCCGATCGCGAAGGTGTTCCTGAACTACTCCCGCTGGTACGGCGGGTTCATGCCGTGCCGCATTATGCTGGTCGAATACGGCAGCGGCGAGCGCTTCCTCGTGGCAATGGACATGACGCTGGCGATCCACGGCGGCCACCCGCTCCCGGCCGATATGCTCACGATGGCCCTCTCTGTCAAAAAAGCGATGGAAGAGATCCCGGAGCGTGCCGCCAAAGGCGACTTCTAA
- a CDS encoding GNAT family N-acetyltransferase: MVYRIDREDLGDLRLMEKIYRDMEHYYYWSDDFSEAMYRALANAGFISVSLEHGGRQLLLGEIQRSYAILRFDEMHVSKKVAKLLRRAKFRFAFNTAFDDVVRGIQASHEECWMVGEYAALMQRLNADSSEAFRLFSVELFDEETGTLVAGEIGYITANNVYTSLSGFHRPERRYGSWGTLQLVLLGRHLQKSGLRFWNLGHPYMKYKSDLGAVVVPRRTFLKLWYPRRFGSLAH; this comes from the coding sequence ATGGTTTACCGGATTGATCGCGAAGATCTCGGGGATCTTCGTCTGATGGAGAAGATCTATCGGGACATGGAGCACTATTACTATTGGAGCGACGATTTTTCCGAGGCGATGTACCGTGCGCTGGCCAATGCCGGCTTTATCAGCGTGTCGCTGGAGCATGGCGGCAGACAGCTCCTGCTGGGAGAGATCCAGCGCTCCTACGCGATCCTGCGTTTTGACGAGATGCATGTCAGCAAGAAGGTCGCGAAACTGCTGCGGAGGGCGAAATTCCGGTTCGCGTTCAACACGGCATTCGATGACGTCGTCCGCGGGATTCAGGCCTCGCATGAGGAGTGCTGGATGGTCGGGGAGTATGCGGCGCTGATGCAGCGCCTGAATGCGGATAGCAGCGAGGCTTTCAGGCTCTTTAGCGTGGAACTGTTCGACGAGGAGACGGGCACCCTCGTTGCCGGCGAGATCGGCTACATCACGGCCAACAACGTCTATACGAGTCTCTCGGGCTTCCATCGTCCCGAGCGACGGTACGGCAGCTGGGGGACGCTGCAGCTCGTCCTGCTGGGCCGGCACCTGCAAAAGTCCGGTCTGCGCTTTTGGAATCTGGGGCATCCCTACATGAAGTACAAGAGCGATCTTGGCGCCGTGGTCGTGCCGCGCCGCACCTTCTTGAAACTCTGGTATCCGCGCAGGTTCGGTTCGCTAGCCCACTAG
- a CDS encoding PhoH family protein, whose amino-acid sequence MSPTQKCYLLDTSVILDDPANILRISENNKNLVAITNTVLAELNNKKDDMRSDAGFRAREFFRLADYEVGQTLTFDALPEPLRRSRETAPNNSDCYYRLTLPFAPDLNPEAEGNTNVELLIIYREEYRIAKSYSEPKGFNDAKIAEIAADYHLKLVTNDISFKIAAEVQGIEAQSLKNASVERPDAIEFAHTVTYHEEPVLDPQNDFRNFEQFSFIQEATSEGHNEIYETGLQRYAVTYNGHLEWCDFDKRFGEYFDETLIRPINLEQKFYYTILTHPQNHLTVVAGSTGSGKTLMALQAGLEMVKEGIVEGIVYARNTVTASDPQAELGFRKGDEHEKLGYFMYPLYSAINYTIEHQNKHSIESQVEFTGNTNSTKRENATELFMAKYNIEVMDIAHMRGTTISRKFVIIDEAQNMTNATMKLIGTRMGDETRLVVMGDPHQIDHPFLSKRRNALVTMLNKAQHSDFLAGIQLRHTIRSEVANWFDKNL is encoded by the coding sequence ATGAGTCCCACACAAAAATGCTACCTCCTCGACACCTCAGTCATTCTCGATGATCCGGCCAACATCCTGCGCATTTCCGAGAACAATAAAAATCTTGTCGCCATCACCAACACAGTGCTTGCAGAGCTCAATAACAAAAAAGACGACATGCGCTCGGACGCCGGGTTCCGGGCCCGCGAGTTCTTCCGGCTCGCCGATTACGAGGTGGGACAGACCCTGACCTTCGACGCCCTGCCCGAACCGCTGCGCCGTTCGCGCGAGACGGCGCCCAACAACAGCGACTGCTACTACCGTCTCACCCTCCCCTTCGCCCCGGACCTCAACCCCGAAGCGGAAGGCAATACGAACGTCGAACTGCTGATCATCTACCGCGAGGAGTATCGGATTGCCAAATCCTACTCCGAGCCGAAGGGTTTTAACGACGCCAAGATCGCCGAGATCGCCGCGGATTACCACCTCAAGCTCGTCACCAACGACATCTCGTTCAAGATAGCGGCCGAGGTACAGGGGATCGAGGCGCAGAGCCTTAAAAATGCGAGCGTCGAACGCCCCGATGCCATCGAGTTTGCCCACACCGTCACCTACCATGAGGAACCCGTCCTCGACCCCCAGAACGACTTCCGCAATTTCGAACAGTTCAGCTTTATCCAGGAAGCCACCAGCGAAGGGCACAACGAGATCTATGAAACCGGGTTGCAGCGTTACGCCGTCACCTACAACGGCCACCTGGAGTGGTGCGACTTCGACAAGCGCTTCGGAGAGTATTTCGACGAGACCCTGATCCGCCCCATCAACCTGGAGCAGAAGTTCTACTACACGATCCTCACCCATCCCCAGAACCACCTGACCGTCGTTGCCGGCTCTACCGGTTCGGGCAAAACCCTGATGGCCCTGCAGGCGGGACTGGAGATGGTAAAAGAGGGGATCGTCGAGGGGATCGTCTACGCGCGCAACACCGTCACCGCCTCCGACCCGCAGGCGGAACTGGGCTTCCGCAAAGGGGACGAGCACGAGAAGCTCGGCTACTTCATGTACCCGCTCTACTCCGCCATCAACTACACCATCGAGCACCAGAACAAGCACTCCATCGAATCGCAGGTGGAGTTCACCGGCAATACGAACTCCACCAAGCGCGAAAACGCGACGGAGCTCTTCATGGCCAAGTACAACATCGAGGTGATGGATATCGCCCACATGCGCGGGACGACGATCTCGCGCAAATTCGTCATCATCGACGAGGCGCAGAATATGACGAACGCGACGATGAAGCTCATCGGGACCCGGATGGGCGATGAAACACGGCTTGTCGTCATGGGCGATCCGCACCAGATCGACCACCCCTTCCTCTCCAAGCGCCGCAACGCCCTTGTGACGATGCTCAACAAGGCACAGCACAGCGATTTCCTCGCCGGGATCCAGCTGCGACACACCATCCGCTCCGAAGTCGCCAACTGGTTCGACAAGAACCTGTAA
- the aroC gene encoding chorismate synthase: MNRFGIRFSFTTFGESHGKAIGCVVDGVPAGLTIDEAYIQRELDRRKPGQNAYATARKEEDTVEILSGVFEGKSTGTPIAMVIYNTNQKSKDYSNIKDIFRPGHADYTYWHKYGIRDYRGGGRSSARETAARVAAGAIAKLMLREVGITVKSGISEIAGIAASSFDFDHVLTSEIYALDPSVEQAQKDAILLAKNDHDSVGGVAQVRIENLPVGLGEPLYYKLDAVLADAMMGINAVKAVEIGDGLLGTRLHGSENNDPIRHSGFESNHSGGILGGISNGDAVRLSVYFKPTPSIFREQHTTTTEGEDVDFALKGRHDPCVAIRGSVVCEAMAALVVADMLLLNMGRTIEGVARYYHV, from the coding sequence ATGAACCGTTTCGGCATCCGCTTCAGTTTCACCACTTTCGGCGAATCCCACGGCAAGGCGATCGGCTGCGTCGTCGACGGCGTTCCCGCGGGCCTGACGATCGACGAGGCCTACATCCAGCGCGAGCTCGACCGCCGCAAGCCGGGACAGAACGCCTACGCCACGGCCCGCAAAGAGGAGGACACCGTCGAGATCCTCAGCGGCGTCTTCGAAGGCAAAAGCACCGGCACGCCGATTGCCATGGTGATCTATAACACCAACCAGAAATCCAAAGACTACTCCAACATCAAAGACATCTTCCGCCCCGGCCACGCCGACTACACCTACTGGCACAAGTACGGCATCCGCGACTACCGCGGTGGCGGGCGTTCCAGTGCCCGCGAAACGGCAGCCCGCGTCGCGGCGGGGGCCATTGCCAAACTGATGCTGCGCGAGGTCGGCATTACCGTCAAAAGCGGCATCAGCGAGATCGCGGGGATCGCCGCGAGCAGCTTTGACTTCGACCACGTCCTCACCAGCGAGATCTATGCCCTCGATCCCAGCGTGGAACAGGCGCAAAAAGACGCGATCCTGCTTGCCAAAAACGACCATGACTCCGTCGGCGGGGTGGCGCAGGTCCGTATCGAGAACCTTCCGGTGGGCCTCGGCGAACCGCTCTACTACAAGCTGGACGCCGTCCTCGCCGACGCGATGATGGGCATCAACGCCGTCAAGGCCGTCGAGATCGGCGACGGGCTTCTGGGGACGCGCCTGCACGGCTCCGAGAACAACGACCCCATACGCCACAGCGGCTTCGAATCCAACCACAGCGGCGGCATCCTCGGCGGGATCAGCAACGGCGACGCGGTGCGCCTCAGCGTCTACTTCAAGCCGACCCCTTCCATTTTCCGGGAGCAGCATACGACCACCACCGAGGGTGAAGATGTCGATTTCGCGCTCAAAGGGCGCCACGACCCCTGCGTCGCCATCCGCGGTTCCGTCGTCTGCGAAGCGATGGCCGCCCTTGTCGTCGCCGATATGCTTCTGCTCAATATGGGACGCACCATAGAGGGGGTCGCACGCTATTACCACGTGTAA